A window from Polynucleobacter sp. MWH-UH25E encodes these proteins:
- the glyQ gene encoding glycine--tRNA ligase subunit alpha yields the protein MLTFQQIILKLQDYWDQQGCALLQPIDLEVGAGTSHTATFLRAIGPEPWKAAYVQPSRRPKDGRYGENPNRLQHYYQYQVVLKPAPENILELYLGSLAALGLDLKQNDIRFVEDDWENPTLGAWGLGWEVWLNGMEVTQFTYFQQVGGLDCKPVLGEITYGIERLAMYIQNCSNVYDLVWADGISYGDVYHQNEVEQSCYNFEHSNTDLLFANFGNYESEAKRLMEVPLALPAYEMVLKAAHTFNLLDARGAISVTERAAYIGRIRNLSRAVAQAYFDSREKLGFPMCQRQTKA from the coding sequence ATGCTTACTTTTCAGCAAATCATTCTCAAACTTCAAGATTATTGGGACCAACAAGGTTGTGCCCTATTGCAACCCATTGACTTAGAGGTTGGCGCAGGGACTTCCCATACTGCAACCTTCTTAAGGGCAATTGGACCGGAGCCTTGGAAAGCCGCTTATGTGCAACCATCGCGTCGACCTAAAGATGGGCGTTACGGTGAAAACCCAAATCGCTTGCAACACTACTATCAGTATCAGGTTGTTTTAAAACCAGCCCCTGAAAATATTCTGGAGTTGTATTTAGGCTCATTGGCGGCGCTCGGTTTAGATCTCAAACAAAATGACATTCGTTTTGTTGAGGACGATTGGGAAAACCCAACACTTGGTGCTTGGGGCTTGGGCTGGGAGGTATGGCTAAACGGCATGGAAGTTACCCAGTTCACTTACTTCCAACAAGTAGGTGGCCTTGACTGCAAACCAGTATTAGGCGAAATCACTTACGGTATCGAACGCTTAGCAATGTATATCCAAAATTGCTCGAATGTTTACGATCTCGTTTGGGCTGACGGAATCTCCTATGGCGATGTTTATCACCAAAACGAAGTTGAACAATCTTGCTACAACTTCGAACACTCAAATACAGATCTCTTATTTGCGAATTTTGGAAACTACGAAAGTGAAGCAAAACGCTTAATGGAAGTGCCGCTGGCGTTACCTGCTTATGAAATGGTTCTGAAGGCGGCGCACACTTTTAATTTATTAGATGCTCGTGGCGCTATATCCGTGACCGAGCGTGCCGCTTATATTGGTCGTATTCGCAATCTATCGCGCGCAGTTGCACAAGCTTACTTTGACTCCCGAGAAAAACTCGGCTTTCCAATGTGTCAACGCCAAACCAAGGCTTAA